In Drosophila subpulchrella strain 33 F10 #4 breed RU33 chromosome X, RU_Dsub_v1.1 Primary Assembly, whole genome shotgun sequence, the DNA window CCTCCCCCTCTTCTTCTTCCTCTTTTGCTATCCCTAATCACATCACCAAACTTTTACCCAACTCAAACTTTGGCAAATTTTACCCGGAGcctaactatttgtgttgacTCTTTGGATTAGTTAAaggaaaaatatttacttatgcTAATTTGATCTAAAAATATGATGGGTATAACATCTAATGATATAAAGTGTATCAAATAGAATTATTTAGTGTAACTAAAGTACTCCCTAATATACCAACATTAAATCGGAATATTAAGATAATAATTGcctaatatttataatacttAACATTGTGGGGATATAAAACCACATTTAGtggtaatataaaaaatatatcagTTTTTCTTCTAAGACCTTAAGATTGTTGttgtcaaaaataataaaatggtttattttattcaactTAAAACCTTCATATTATAATAgttcggtgtttttaacattaCTTAAAGTTTATTTCCATAAATTACAATGGATCATCTTTGTAAAAAGCTAATTTCATGTTTAAATCCATTTTTCGAACAGTAAAACGACCGCGAGCTGGCGATCCCTTCGACACGTTCCCCAAGAACTTCTGGCAGGAGTTCTCGTCGCCGTTCACCGACACGCCCGAGGATGAGGAGCTGGAGGTCACCGAGACGACCACCCACGAGCCGTTCCCCTTCTTCGCCGATCCGTTCACGACCCTGAACATCAGCACCCAGCTCTCGTCGAGCGTCTATCTGCACTGCAGGGTGAACGATCTGCAGGGCAAGACGGTGTCCTGGATGCGGCGACGTGGCGACGATCTCACCCTGATCACCTTTGGCCAGCACACGTATAGCGGGGACTCGCGGTACTCGCTGGAGTTCGAGGAGCCCAACGACTGGAAGCTGCTCATCCAGTTCGCCAACGAGCGGGACGAGGGTCCCTACGAGTGCCAGGTGTCCTCGCATCCGCCGCTCATCCTGCTCGTCTACCTAACGATAATTGGTGAGCAGATGATGGGCTGCCGGAATCCAAGTTACCCCTCCATGCTGACCTCCCTTCTCTTTCCGCCAGTTCCTCACGTGGAGATCCTCGACGAGCGGGGCTCGGCCACGCCGGAGAAGTACTACAAGGCTGGCAGCACCATCGAGCTGCAGTGCGTCATTTCCAAGATTCCGCATCCCTCCTCCTACATCACCTGGCGGCACGGACTGCGGCTGCTCAACTACGACACCAGTCGCGGTGGAATCAGGTGGGATATATTAAGTACATACTTAAGGATTTAAGGTCCCTACAAATATATAATGCTTATATAAGAAATCAGGTAGGATCCGACTCGGGTAATTGATGTAATATTCAGTTCTTATAAAAGCTTATAGTTTCACAAAATTATAAAGAGTTTTTACCAGGACTTAGACTCTACGTAGGGGTATGATTTCTGTACAAGACATTCatcaattattaaattaagtatttttttacatttattataaaatattttttaaaaatgcgtaaaatatttaaatcgagtgtagaactttttttttttttgttctttgtCTGGGTGAAGATTTCTACTTTGAATAGCTTTCTAGTTTTAGGCTTCAGACCATATCTACAAAATTAAGACAAGGCTTTCGATATGATATTATATAGCTAGCTTTTAGGTTCATTGATTCCATGATTGGTTCCGTAACTGCTTAATTAAGATAAGGCCTACGACATGATATAATATACTATATTCGACTGGCTTTTGGGTTTAGTTCATTGATCatcattataaaaataaatctttagAAGCATTTACCCTTTTCTTATTTGTAATGATAGTACAGTGAAGTTTTGTTTATTGATCATCATAATAGGTATAAAAAATCCTTATAAATACTAATCCCTTCCTTTTTTGTAGTGTTAAGACGGACATGCTGCCAGGACGAGCTCTAAGTCGCCTGTACATCGCCAATGCCAATCGCCAGGATACCGGCAACTATACCTGTATGCTGGGTAACGAGATTACGGAGACGGTGATGGTCCATGTGCTAAACGGTAAGTGGGGATCTTGTAGGGGAATACGCCTCATAAATGGTATGACAATGCTTTCAGGTGAGGAGCCCGCCGCCATGCAGCATGCGGATGGAAGCCGCCTCAAAGCCAACGCCTCCACAATGGTTGTGTTATTTCTAGTGTACGTGTGCGTCTCCGGATCCATTTCCGTCTCCGGAATCAGACGGGAATTGGGCTTGGGATGGGGCTGGGGCTGGGGACTGGGGCGATGACGGCGCGGAGAAGACCGAGGATCGTAGATCCCAGATTGTGGCGCGGGGAAATGCATACACCAAAAAGAATCTTGTCCAGGATTGCATTTTCGACTTTTACTCTAATCATGGGTTGTTTAACGTACGATACATAGCATAAACCGAATATTAAGCTTAAGTCAAGTGTATTTAAAAACCGGAAATCGAAAGATCCCGAAACAAAAGAAACCGAAAAGCAAGTGAGGAAGAAAATCTCGTATTAGTAAGGGCGTACGCGAAATATAGATGAGAAATTGATTTTTAGCGCTAGTACATAACATTATTATCATAATCGAATCGAATTGTACTACCAAACGGCCGTGTTTATGTTGGCTAACATATTGATCTTATATACGTACCCATTATTGCATCTAACGTATCCATTTAGCTCTTTGTTACCTCCACGTCATTATGGAAATACATAGATTTGTAAGGTCCAACAGTCCAGGCATAATTGTTTCTCGCTCGAATCGCCTTCCAAAGGTCGTCTCCTAAAAAGCCCCATAACGCTCGTGTGTATCTGTATCCCTTATACATATAGAATACACCTCCGATCCAAGGCCTTGTTAAAGAAAAAATGGTTGTAGCTTCTTGAAATCAAACAGCATATCAGTTGGGATCATTCTAATCGTAAAATAATCAATACCGATCAAAATCGTAGCTTCATCCTTTATTCGATTCTTTATCCTTGTCTCAGATTTTTGAGTATTTCAATCCATCGATAACTGGAGAGTTTAGGAAGCcaagaaagaaaagaaaataaatcaaagaggttgttaaattataaaataattccAAACATTATAAATGCGTGAGCTTGATCAGAAGCTTGTTTTTTCCTGAGTTAATCCATGGTTTAGTGAAacccaaaaatataaattgtagAGGAGAAACCACTTAGGAAATGTTTAACGTTAACAAAACTGTGCCATTCAAAATGGATACATATCGTTTAATTGTTGTTAATTCGGTTGCGGAACCAATGACCATTTGAGGCAGACGAAATTAGTTGTATATTTGTATCTTTTTGGAATCGAAAACACAACACAACTCGGACCAATGGGTAAATACTTGATTGTTTGATTGAAAACGGTCCCAAAACCAAAATCAAAATCGAAACGAAAAACATTAACAAGTAATTTacttaaatcaaataaataacgATCAAGAACAAGAAGCAAATGAATAATTTCCACTTTCATTTTATCGATTTGGGCGCCAGGTGAGGAGCCATCATTCGGTGTTCATATAGCCAGTGCCCACTGTACCCCCTCTGCATGCGAGTATATCAACTTATGTCTTTGGCTTTAGCTTCGAACGATCACCGCCTATATAAGCCCCAATAACTTTCGATATCCCTACTCACTGACGGCTTTCCAAATTCATATTGCTTTCGAGATCGGTTAATATACACACTCTCTTTACAAATTGTATTTTGAAATCAAAGCTCAGCTTGGAATAAGAAACAtaagaaacaaaaatattgatAGGGCTCGAGGCCTAAGTACTTGGGTAAACTAATTTCAAATGGTCCAGTGTAGTTATTGTACATTATTCAAATTGATCCCGACCCAAATCGGTCCTTGGTCTGAATCCTTGGAATCCTTGGCCCTTAAATAACACaaatgaaaaaacaaaacaaaacaaatgttGGAGTGAGATAACGAAACAATACTTAGAGACTAATGAAAGTGACGAAACGAAACTTTTAGAAAGATTTTGGTTacagaattatatttaataattactACATTTAAAATTGAGATTATAAaactacatacatacataatgTATAACGCGGGCCATCAGGTCAATAGCCGATGCGACTGGGACGGCCCCAAAGATACCGTCATtgtcaaacaaaaaataaaacaaaagaagtaactaaaaactaatgcaaaattgtataaaaacacacacacatttgtTTTTTCTATTAAAACATTCAAAAGATTAAAGCTGCTTTTCATTTCTCCCCGGACCAACAACTGAATTCGATTTTCACTGCATATGtaggtatatatttacatatataaaGACTATCCGAACCGTGGTTCGCGGTATTAAATAGTAAAACAATATCATCTTAAATTTAACCTAAGCTATTAGTGCCTCAGCCTTCGTACTCCACATCGGCATCTGTGTACATCTTGGCTGGCTGCCCAGCCAGGCCATTATCCGTCTCCATCATCTCCACATCGCGGCAACTGGCCGCCTGCAGCTCCCTTCTCACATCGGGCGTGATCTTGAAATGGGTCTTCTTCCTGTAATTTGGAACAATAAGTTACAGCCTTGGGTTCTCAATAGGTTTGTATAAACTTACTTTAGGAGCTGGAGCAGGGCATCCCTCTGTTCAGAGGATATGTCGTTCTTGTAGCGCTGCGCAAAGGTGAGCAGGCTCTGGTGCCATAGCACTGGCAGCTCCCGCTTGTCGTTCTCGAATCTAAAGGAAAAGGTATTGTTAAATCGAATCTTTAGAAAATAGATAGATAAACCCACCTTAGAAAGTGAAAGACGGCGGCATCCACCACGCGATAAGGCAGAGCATACCGCTTGTCCAGGAAGTAGCGAATGAAGATAGAGTTGGCGCCCGAGTAGGCCATCTCGCAGATCTTCAACAGACAGGCGGAGGAGTGCAGGACGGGAATGGAGCTGCGGGCCACAACGCTGCCAAAGATGATGGCCTCGCGCAGCGTACAATCGCCGCCCTCCAGCAGCGGCAGGATGATGCCCTTCATAAAGGCAGCCGGCTTGAAAAGAGCCCTCTTCAGGGCATTGTACAGATGCATATTCAGCTTCTTGTACTCGCAGAGATCGTCGCGAACACGTGGCAGCAGCACCAGATTATAGAATCTCTGGGCCATCGCTTGCGAAAGCACCGAGCAGAAGATCCGGGTGCCCTGGAACATGGCAGCTGCGCTC includes these proteins:
- the LOC119557170 gene encoding fibroblast growth factor receptor 3; translated protein: MRSRLFWILAIIYSSLHHIGSGSTSTTLKRPRAGDPFDTFPKNFWQEFSSPFTDTPEDEELEVTETTTHEPFPFFADPFTTLNISTQLSSSVYLHCRVNDLQGKTVSWMRRRGDDLTLITFGQHTYSGDSRYSLEFEEPNDWKLLIQFANERDEGPYECQVSSHPPLILLVYLTIIVPHVEILDERGSATPEKYYKAGSTIELQCVISKIPHPSSYITWRHGLRLLNYDTSRGGISVKTDMLPGRALSRLYIANANRQDTGNYTCMLGNEITETVMVHVLNGEEPAAMQHADGSRLKANASTMVVLFLVYVCVSGSISVSGIRRELGLGWGWGWGLGR
- the LOC119557169 gene encoding bystin, which produces MGKPKKANVATIKNVNLEKQITEGKVAKNKTKDKVKLRAEESANIDARSSQKILAAAKLQQLELDEENFPSLVTVKKVNFSLNDGNAKEDEEVNENDFMADLDMDDDDVAAFERFQQPAQEGKRTLHLSKMIMQKIQEKEADIHTKISDEGSLKIEEIDPKVKEMYEGVRDVLKRYRSGKIPKAFKIIPKLRNWEQILFITEPHNWSAAAMFQGTRIFCSVLSQAMAQRFYNLVLLPRVRDDLCEYKKLNMHLYNALKRALFKPAAFMKGIILPLLEGGDCTLREAIIFGSVVARSSIPVLHSSACLLKICEMAYSGANSIFIRYFLDKRYALPYRVVDAAVFHFLRFENDKRELPVLWHQSLLTFAQRYKNDISSEQRDALLQLLKKKTHFKITPDVRRELQAASCRDVEMMETDNGLAGQPAKMYTDADVEYEG